Proteins encoded together in one Bacteroidota bacterium window:
- a CDS encoding YdeI/OmpD-associated family protein — MSTELKNGIPTFYAPDQAAWRDWLATNHDRLEKVWLIIYNKGSGVPSVTYPESVDEALCFGWIDSVANKRDAQSRYQFYSRRKPKSVWSKVNKAKVEQLTVQGKMMPAGQRMIDIAKENGMWTHLDQIEEGIMPDDLVAAFSSDPAARSKFEAFPPSAKKGIFQWIISAKGVETRAKRISETVEKAALGQRANAWKPKSATDLI; from the coding sequence ATGTCAACGGAACTCAAAAACGGAATACCGACCTTCTATGCGCCCGATCAAGCCGCGTGGCGGGATTGGCTTGCCACCAACCACGACCGCCTCGAAAAAGTATGGCTCATCATCTACAACAAGGGCAGCGGCGTGCCCAGCGTGACCTATCCTGAATCGGTAGACGAGGCGCTCTGCTTCGGGTGGATTGACAGTGTCGCCAACAAACGGGACGCCCAAAGCCGTTACCAGTTTTACAGTCGTCGCAAACCCAAAAGTGTCTGGAGCAAAGTCAACAAAGCCAAAGTGGAGCAGCTCACCGTACAAGGCAAAATGATGCCTGCCGGGCAGCGGATGATCGACATCGCCAAGGAAAACGGAATGTGGACGCACCTTGACCAAATAGAAGAGGGAATCATGCCGGATGACTTGGTGGCAGCTTTTTCATCCGATCCAGCAGCAAGAAGCAAATTTGAAGCTTTTCCTCCTTCGGCAAAAAAGGGAATTTTTCAATGGATTATCAGCGCCAAAGGGGTTGAGACAAGGGCCAAACGCATTTCGGAAACCGTAGAAAAGGCAGCCCTCGGGCAACGCGCCAATGCGTGGAAGCCCAAATCGGCAACCGATCTGATCTAG
- a CDS encoding peroxiredoxin yields MSLRLGDVAPNFTAETTEGTIDFHQWLGDSWGVLFSHPADYTPVCTTELGMVSKLQDEFKKRNVKTIALSVDPIADHFGWIKDINDTQHTTVNFPIIADGDRKVSTLYDMIHPNADSKHTVRSVFVIAPDKTIKLTLTYPASTGRNFHELLRVIDSLQLTAYHKVATPANWEDGEPCVIVPAVSNADADKLFPKGYEVIRPYLRMTPQPNK; encoded by the coding sequence ATGTCACTGAGACTTGGAGATGTAGCACCCAATTTTACAGCCGAAACCACCGAAGGCACCATCGATTTCCACCAATGGCTCGGCGATAGCTGGGGCGTGTTGTTTTCGCACCCTGCCGACTATACCCCCGTTTGCACAACGGAGCTGGGCATGGTTTCAAAATTGCAGGACGAGTTCAAGAAGCGCAATGTCAAGACGATTGCCTTGAGCGTCGACCCCATTGCCGACCACTTTGGTTGGATCAAGGACATCAATGACACGCAGCATACAACGGTGAATTTTCCGATCATCGCCGATGGTGACCGTAAGGTTTCGACTTTGTATGACATGATCCACCCGAATGCCGACAGCAAGCACACTGTCCGTTCGGTATTTGTGATTGCCCCTGACAAGACGATCAAATTGACGTTGACCTATCCGGCATCAACGGGCCGCAACTTCCATGAGTTGCTGCGCGTGATTGATTCGTTGCAATTGACAGCGTATCACAAAGTCGCCACACCTGCCAATTGGGAAGATGGCGAGCCTTGTGTGATCGTGCCTGCGGTGAGCAATGCGGATGCAGACAAGCTGTTTCCGAAAGGTTATGAAGTGATCCGCCCCTATTTGCGGATGACCCCACAGCCGAATAAATAA
- a CDS encoding rhodanese-like domain-containing protein, giving the protein MKSMFLFCFVLLGMAFMADAQGTDKAFQAKLKSLYNGTITTVEPSQLAKYIDGNQAPILLDTRSPREYEVSHIANARFVDYKNFSESDVASLDRNKPVVVYCTVGYRSERIGEQLKEMGFKTVFNLYGGIFEWVNQGHKVVDAKGNQTFMVHAYSEDWGKWLKKGVKIYE; this is encoded by the coding sequence ATGAAATCAATGTTTCTCTTCTGCTTCGTTTTGCTCGGCATGGCCTTCATGGCAGATGCCCAAGGCACCGACAAGGCTTTTCAGGCCAAGTTGAAGTCGCTGTACAATGGCACGATCACTACGGTCGAACCGTCGCAGCTCGCAAAATACATCGACGGCAACCAAGCCCCGATCCTGCTCGATACCCGTTCGCCCCGCGAATATGAAGTGAGCCACATCGCCAATGCACGTTTTGTGGACTACAAAAATTTCTCCGAATCGGATGTCGCGAGTTTGGACCGCAACAAACCTGTGGTGGTCTATTGCACAGTGGGTTACCGCAGCGAGCGCATCGGGGAACAGCTCAAGGAAATGGGCTTCAAAACCGTGTTTAACCTTTACGGCGGCATCTTCGAATGGGTGAATCAAGGTCACAAAGTGGTCGATGCCAAAGGAAACCAAACCTTTATGGTGCACGCCTATTCGGAAGACTGGGGAAAATGGCTCAAAAAAGGCGTCAAAATCTACGAATGA
- a CDS encoding TIGR04282 family arsenosugar biosynthesis glycosyltransferase yields the protein MCGFGTDWIKAAAENAASQDEETHVLDNALIIFAKNPVLGKVKTRLAKTIGDAAAFDAYQEMLAHVRNVAMQVDCHRIVFYSDFVDEGDAWSRPVFSKDVQTGADIGEKMHNALASTLAKGFSKVVLVGCDLLDLQVQHLKQAFRSLEFHDIVIGPADDGGYYLIGMKAPDPSLFFDKSWSHAKVLTNTLADIQKQGKSVQLVAQLSDIDDENDWDAALERQRLRLAKT from the coding sequence ATGTGCGGATTCGGAACAGATTGGATCAAGGCTGCAGCTGAAAATGCTGCCTCTCAAGACGAGGAAACGCATGTTTTGGACAATGCATTGATCATATTTGCCAAAAATCCTGTTTTGGGGAAGGTCAAGACCCGCCTTGCCAAGACCATTGGAGATGCGGCCGCCTTTGATGCCTATCAGGAAATGTTGGCCCATGTGCGGAATGTGGCGATGCAGGTGGATTGTCACCGAATCGTTTTCTATTCCGATTTTGTAGACGAGGGCGATGCTTGGAGCCGCCCTGTATTTTCAAAGGACGTCCAAACAGGCGCAGACATTGGCGAAAAGATGCACAACGCCCTCGCCTCCACACTGGCAAAGGGTTTTTCAAAAGTCGTCCTGGTTGGATGCGATTTGCTGGACCTGCAAGTACAACACCTGAAGCAGGCTTTCCGCAGTTTGGAATTCCATGATATCGTGATCGGTCCGGCCGACGATGGTGGGTATTATCTCATTGGCATGAAGGCGCCGGACCCATCGCTGTTTTTCGACAAATCCTGGAGCCATGCCAAAGTTTTGACAAATACGCTGGCCGACATCCAAAAACAAGGCAAATCGGTGCAATTGGTCGCGCAGTTGAGCGACATTGACGACGAAAATGACTGGGATGCTGCGCTGGAAAGACAACGGTTGCGCCTCGCCAAGACCTGA
- a CDS encoding T9SS type A sorting domain-containing protein — protein sequence MKSLLRRIFLTLLVGIPLLALSQPFKQKYYDPNVNVNDLIQEADAWFAANGTGPGTGWKGYQRWRYEFERRFYPSGERSSFDARIAVQEYGNFKATQPTVKAAGIVGSWTFRGPFDATNILPPSWAAGLGRIEAVWGGAVTADTVYLGSRSGGFWKTVDGGANWHSTTQELPAMGVVDIEVHPDRRNEVWILTRHAAGYSYGLLKSTDFGETWNSTGLSYTQQQAYAGQFIMATADTFFVTTNGGIQRSTDGGNTWASCYNGNMITMVEHPTNSQILYAFDWGSYNQLRRTTNGGQTWTNQSVPGNSGYPFLATTPAQPNTVYVGSSAGIFRSTDAGLSFTFVAADPTNSGIMTLGVSGMNADEIYAGSLSHYKSTNGGANWSMYSDWINFFGTNYIHADMRVFRTWGNRIFAGTDGFLSYSSDNGQTWSIINQGVGVKEFYRIGCSAMDAEDVVGGSQDNGTSVMQDGVWHEWIGADGMQAHFDYNNPETWFGTIQFGNLQRTMDAGQNANDVSAGTDGSWVTPSVIDPSNENTIFIAYDTIYKSNDNGDHWQMMAGFLSGNFDEIAIAPSDSNVLYISKGSVIRRSTDNGHTWTYINAGLANYFINRIAVHPDDPMKVLVCESGFSNGNKVFYSTNGGTNWTNISGNLPNLPANAVAWAEGPPVRMFVGMDVGVYYADAGTNAWTLYADSLPAVVINDIEVLNGAGLLRVGTWGRGVWEAPIPGREGMPQIVKVIADPASYGLRPKPGDTVQITAVIRNQGGIQGATLRWGTSIGLINNTVAMAHVQGDTFRGDIPPHPQGTHIYYRITGTAPNGDSARTERLMYLVKEAIPCAATGTQGTTYDFIDTVRVAGLNNVSGQEYYGDFRNIYTDLYRDSSYTLTSWLNYSFALDSMFMWVDWNHDGDFLSNEQVIMSDLDASHKSSGTFTVPHVPMIPDTVLMRIRSVYGTNLVADPCNGYFGEVEDYSMVLRDVTMVGLENGPETGLSIYPNPAADAVKVIWGKELGMATVCLRDLQGRQVLNSLQTETSACQLDLKPISEGMYLIEVVTATSVLRGRILVAR from the coding sequence ATGAAATCACTGTTGCGCCGGATTTTTCTGACTTTGTTGGTTGGGATTCCCTTGTTGGCCCTTTCGCAGCCATTCAAACAAAAATACTACGACCCCAATGTCAATGTCAACGACTTGATCCAAGAGGCGGATGCGTGGTTTGCGGCGAATGGAACCGGACCTGGTACGGGATGGAAAGGTTACCAACGCTGGCGCTACGAATTTGAACGGCGATTTTACCCGTCGGGTGAACGGTCCTCATTTGATGCACGCATTGCAGTGCAGGAATATGGCAATTTCAAGGCGACGCAACCCACCGTCAAAGCGGCTGGAATCGTCGGAAGCTGGACTTTCCGCGGGCCGTTTGATGCCACCAACATCTTGCCACCGAGCTGGGCAGCCGGTCTTGGCCGCATCGAAGCAGTCTGGGGTGGCGCCGTGACGGCCGACACTGTTTACCTCGGCTCAAGAAGCGGCGGATTTTGGAAAACAGTGGATGGCGGTGCCAACTGGCATTCGACGACGCAAGAATTGCCCGCCATGGGCGTTGTAGACATTGAAGTGCATCCTGACCGCCGCAACGAAGTCTGGATTTTGACCCGCCACGCCGCAGGTTACAGCTACGGCCTGCTCAAAAGCACGGACTTCGGCGAAACCTGGAATTCGACCGGGTTGAGCTATACGCAGCAACAAGCCTACGCAGGTCAATTTATCATGGCCACGGCGGATACCTTTTTTGTGACGACCAACGGCGGCATCCAACGCAGCACCGATGGTGGCAACACTTGGGCTTCGTGCTACAATGGCAACATGATCACGATGGTGGAGCATCCTACCAATTCGCAGATCCTCTACGCTTTTGATTGGGGAAGCTACAATCAACTCCGCCGCACGACCAATGGCGGTCAAACATGGACCAACCAATCCGTTCCTGGAAACAGTGGTTACCCGTTTCTTGCGACGACTCCGGCACAGCCCAATACGGTCTACGTGGGATCGAGTGCGGGGATTTTTCGCAGCACGGACGCGGGCCTCAGCTTCACATTCGTTGCCGCAGATCCCACGAACTCTGGAATCATGACTTTGGGGGTGTCAGGAATGAATGCCGACGAAATTTATGCCGGAAGCCTCTCCCACTACAAAAGCACGAATGGCGGCGCGAATTGGTCCATGTATTCCGATTGGATCAACTTCTTTGGCACCAACTATATCCATGCCGATATGCGCGTATTCCGGACTTGGGGAAATCGCATTTTTGCAGGAACCGACGGCTTTTTGAGCTACAGCAGCGACAATGGGCAGACTTGGTCCATCATCAACCAAGGTGTCGGTGTCAAGGAATTTTACCGGATCGGATGCAGCGCCATGGATGCCGAGGATGTTGTGGGCGGATCGCAAGACAACGGCACGAGTGTGATGCAAGACGGCGTTTGGCACGAATGGATCGGCGCCGATGGCATGCAGGCCCATTTTGACTACAACAATCCTGAGACTTGGTTTGGGACGATTCAATTTGGAAATCTGCAACGCACCATGGATGCCGGACAAAACGCGAATGATGTCTCAGCAGGCACCGATGGCAGTTGGGTCACACCTTCGGTGATTGATCCGAGCAACGAAAACACCATTTTCATTGCCTACGATACGATCTACAAAAGCAACGACAACGGCGACCATTGGCAAATGATGGCTGGTTTTCTGAGCGGCAACTTCGACGAAATCGCGATCGCCCCGAGCGATTCCAATGTGCTGTACATCAGCAAGGGAAGCGTGATTAGACGCAGCACGGACAACGGCCATACTTGGACCTATATCAATGCTGGGCTAGCCAATTATTTCATCAACCGGATTGCCGTTCATCCCGATGATCCCATGAAGGTTCTGGTCTGCGAAAGCGGATTTAGCAACGGAAACAAGGTGTTTTACAGCACCAACGGTGGCACCAATTGGACCAATATCAGCGGCAATTTGCCCAACCTTCCTGCCAATGCAGTTGCATGGGCCGAAGGCCCACCCGTGCGCATGTTTGTGGGTATGGACGTAGGCGTTTACTATGCGGATGCAGGCACGAATGCATGGACTTTGTATGCCGACAGCCTTCCTGCCGTTGTCATCAATGATATCGAGGTTTTGAATGGCGCGGGTTTGTTGCGTGTCGGCACATGGGGACGCGGTGTGTGGGAAGCTCCGATTCCGGGCCGCGAGGGCATGCCTCAAATTGTAAAGGTCATTGCCGATCCTGCCTCGTATGGCCTGCGACCCAAGCCGGGAGATACCGTTCAGATCACCGCCGTGATCCGCAATCAGGGTGGCATCCAAGGTGCAACGCTACGCTGGGGAACGAGTATCGGACTGATTAACAACACAGTGGCGATGGCACATGTACAAGGCGACACCTTTCGGGGCGACATTCCACCCCATCCGCAGGGTACCCATATTTATTACCGCATCACCGGAACGGCGCCCAACGGTGACAGCGCCCGCACCGAGCGCCTGATGTACCTGGTCAAAGAAGCCATCCCCTGTGCGGCGACCGGGACACAAGGCACGACCTACGATTTTATTGATACCGTCAGGGTTGCCGGACTCAACAATGTGAGCGGTCAGGAATACTATGGCGATTTCCGGAATATCTACACCGATCTCTACCGCGACAGCAGTTATACCTTGACGTCCTGGCTGAACTACTCCTTTGCGCTGGACTCCATGTTTATGTGGGTCGACTGGAACCACGACGGCGATTTCCTCAGCAATGAACAGGTAATCATGAGCGACTTGGACGCCTCCCACAAAAGCTCGGGGACGTTTACAGTGCCTCATGTGCCAATGATTCCGGATACAGTGCTCATGCGCATTCGCAGTGTTTATGGCACCAACCTTGTGGCGGATCCTTGCAATGGGTATTTTGGGGAGGTGGAGGATTATAGCATGGTCTTGCGCGATGTGACGATGGTCGGTTTGGAGAATGGTCCAGAAACCGGCCTGTCCATCTACCCAAATCCTGCTGCCGATGCGGTGAAGGTGATCTGGGGCAAGGAGTTGGGCATGGCGACGGTTTGTTTGCGGGATTTGCAGGGTCGTCAGGTCTTGAACTCGCTCCAAACGGAAACATCGGCCTGCCAACTCGACCTGAAGCCCATTTCCGAAGGCATGTATTTGATAGAAGTGGTCACCGCCACGAGCGTGCTCCGGGGCAGGATATTGGTGGCGCGCTAG
- a CDS encoding aminotransferase class I/II-fold pyridoxal phosphate-dependent enzyme produces the protein MLEKLKSLEAQARVLDPDAGARETFRDAAVAHGEQFLEKMDGLPAYLLTADKGAALLDSPIGEAGISMEEALDLLAYNVDRPGLNPASGGHLGYIPGGGLYLSALGDMLADITNRYSGVFFANPGAVRMENMLVRWMAEAIGYPTTASGTLLSGGSLANLACIVTARDAMGIRSSEVERSVIYLTEQVHHCVTKAIRIAGLAEAQIRYVPMDAQYRMDVGALRALVQADQGIGLRPFMVVASTGTTDTGAVDPADLIADVTEQYKMWLHIDAAYGGFFILTDEGKHVIKGLERSDSIVMDPHKGLFLPYGTGAALVKDGARLAASHYYTANYLQDSLTSTDESSPADLSPELTRHFRGLRMWLPIKVHGLAPFRACIAEKIWLARYFWDQLPTIPNMERGPYPDLSVVLYRYVPEDGDANAFNELLVKRLHEDGRVFLSSTKIEGKFYLRLACLSFRSHLHTIELALTMLRENIAKVRIERGLD, from the coding sequence ATGCTGGAAAAACTCAAATCCCTCGAAGCCCAAGCGCGTGTCCTCGATCCCGACGCAGGCGCCCGGGAAACGTTTCGTGATGCGGCTGTCGCACACGGCGAACAATTCCTCGAAAAGATGGACGGCCTGCCGGCCTATCTTTTGACCGCTGACAAGGGCGCGGCCCTGCTCGATTCCCCGATTGGCGAAGCTGGCATTTCGATGGAAGAGGCCTTGGACTTGCTGGCCTACAATGTCGATCGCCCAGGACTGAACCCCGCAAGCGGGGGCCATTTGGGCTATATTCCGGGCGGAGGCCTGTATTTGAGTGCGCTCGGCGACATGCTGGCCGACATCACCAACCGATATTCGGGCGTGTTTTTTGCGAATCCGGGTGCGGTGCGCATGGAAAACATGCTCGTGCGCTGGATGGCCGAGGCCATTGGCTATCCGACGACGGCATCGGGGACGCTGCTCAGTGGCGGTTCGCTCGCCAACCTCGCCTGCATCGTGACAGCGCGCGACGCGATGGGCATCCGCAGCTCAGAAGTCGAGCGCAGCGTGATCTACCTCACCGAGCAAGTTCACCATTGTGTCACCAAGGCCATCCGGATTGCGGGTCTCGCGGAGGCGCAGATTCGCTACGTGCCCATGGACGCGCAGTACCGCATGGATGTAGGCGCCTTGCGCGCGCTCGTGCAAGCCGACCAAGGTATTGGTCTGCGGCCATTTATGGTCGTGGCAAGTACGGGCACGACCGACACGGGCGCGGTCGATCCGGCAGACTTGATCGCCGACGTCACCGAGCAATACAAAATGTGGCTGCACATCGATGCTGCCTACGGTGGCTTCTTCATCCTGACCGACGAAGGCAAGCATGTGATCAAAGGCCTCGAACGCAGCGACAGCATCGTCATGGACCCGCATAAAGGCTTGTTTTTGCCCTACGGCACGGGCGCGGCCTTGGTCAAGGACGGTGCGCGATTGGCGGCATCGCATTATTATACTGCCAATTACCTCCAAGACTCGCTGACCTCCACGGACGAAAGCAGTCCGGCGGATCTCAGCCCCGAATTGACCCGCCATTTCCGCGGCTTGCGGATGTGGTTGCCAATCAAAGTGCATGGGTTGGCACCGTTTCGGGCTTGCATCGCCGAAAAAATCTGGTTGGCCAGGTATTTTTGGGATCAACTTCCGACCATTCCCAACATGGAACGCGGCCCTTATCCGGACCTTTCGGTGGTGCTGTACCGCTATGTGCCGGAAGATGGCGATGCCAATGCCTTCAACGAATTGCTTGTAAAACGGCTTCATGAAGATGGCCGTGTCTTTTTGTCATCCACCAAAATCGAAGGAAAGTTCTACCTGCGTTTGGCCTGCCTGTCATTTCGCAGCCACCTGCACACCATCGAATTGGCGTTGACGATGCTGCGCGAGAACATTGCCAAGGTCAGGATCGAACGGGGCTTGGATTGA
- a CDS encoding DUF4476 domain-containing protein, translated as MKKILLATFALLLCVKVFGQTANAILFTENGERFYAILNGIRMNEEPVTNLKVQDLNQPNYTLKVIFENKTLGEMNKTLYVETGTEVVYAIKLDNKGKYKLGLRSQVPIAQAAPVAPQQQIVYWGAPVNTTPVVTNTTPVVTNTVPVTGTTTTVVEQTTMTTTTGTGMNTNVSSGGENVSMNVNTDGFGLNINVNAGGTGTTTTGSSGVVGTTTTTTTTTTTTGASTGVVTTQPVVAQPVYAAPCTEMMGSDFEKAKASIKSKSFEDSKMTLAKQITSKNCLSAAQVKSMMELFTFEASKLDYAKYAYDFCWEKNNYYQVNDAFEFESSIEELDAYIGQR; from the coding sequence ATGAAAAAGATTCTCCTCGCAACCTTTGCCCTGCTTTTGTGTGTGAAGGTTTTTGGTCAAACGGCAAACGCCATCCTCTTTACAGAAAATGGCGAACGTTTTTATGCCATCCTCAACGGCATTCGCATGAACGAAGAGCCCGTCACCAACCTCAAGGTTCAAGATCTCAACCAACCCAATTACACGCTCAAGGTGATTTTTGAAAACAAAACCCTTGGCGAGATGAACAAAACCCTGTACGTCGAGACAGGAACCGAGGTGGTATATGCCATCAAGCTCGACAACAAGGGCAAGTACAAGCTTGGCTTGCGCAGCCAAGTGCCGATCGCCCAAGCCGCACCCGTCGCGCCGCAGCAGCAAATCGTGTACTGGGGTGCTCCCGTCAATACGACGCCAGTGGTCACCAATACGACCCCCGTTGTCACCAATACCGTTCCGGTAACCGGCACCACCACGACCGTCGTCGAGCAGACTACCATGACCACCACTACGGGTACCGGCATGAATACCAACGTGAGCTCCGGCGGCGAAAACGTTTCCATGAATGTCAATACCGATGGATTCGGCCTCAACATCAATGTGAATGCGGGTGGCACCGGCACCACGACGACTGGCAGTAGCGGCGTTGTGGGCACGACCACCACCACGACCACCACCACGACCACTACGGGCGCAAGCACGGGCGTAGTCACCACGCAGCCGGTTGTTGCACAGCCAGTATATGCTGCGCCTTGCACCGAAATGATGGGTTCCGACTTTGAAAAGGCCAAGGCCTCCATCAAGTCCAAATCCTTCGAAGACAGTAAGATGACCTTGGCCAAGCAGATCACGAGCAAAAATTGCTTGAGTGCTGCCCAAGTCAAGTCGATGATGGAGCTTTTTACCTTTGAAGCCTCCAAACTCGATTACGCAAAGTATGCCTACGACTTTTGCTGGGAAAAGAACAACTATTACCAAGTCAACGATGCATTTGAGTTTGAAAGCTCCATCGAAGAATTGGATGCCTACATCGGCCAACGTTGA